One part of the Sorangiineae bacterium MSr11954 genome encodes these proteins:
- a CDS encoding GFA family protein codes for MDRFKGGCLCGNVRIVASGRPYRVGICHCLDCRKHHGALFHTSAVFPQDAVTIEGETRDFAGRFFCPRCGSSVFSQSADGIAVNVGSLDAPDQLKPTYELWMIRRPSWLPSFPLARRYDRDRESTDHFED; via the coding sequence ATGGACCGATTCAAAGGCGGTTGTCTGTGCGGTAACGTCCGAATCGTGGCGTCGGGACGCCCATACCGGGTCGGCATTTGTCACTGTCTCGACTGCCGCAAGCATCATGGCGCCCTTTTTCATACTTCTGCGGTGTTCCCTCAGGACGCGGTGACGATCGAAGGCGAAACACGCGACTTCGCCGGGCGGTTCTTCTGTCCCCGCTGCGGCTCGTCCGTCTTCTCACAAAGCGCAGATGGAATCGCCGTGAACGTAGGCTCCCTGGACGCCCCCGATCAACTGAAGCCAACCTACGAGCTCTGGATGATCCGACGCCCGTCCTGGTTACCTTCGTTTCCGCTCGCAAGACGATACGACCGCGATCGCGAGA
- the ppsA gene encoding phosphoenolpyruvate synthase, with product MEKYVLDFADVDKTKLRLVGGKGANLGELSRIEGIRVPDGFCVSTEAFARIMGEAPAVHEWLNRLSGLEPEQRERIGELSQEIRRIIEGVAVPEDIRVEVSSALTRLGAHHAYAVRSSATAEDLPTASFAGQQDTYLNVIGEQEILRHIRRCWASLFTDRAVTYRLRNGFDHRQVRLAVVIQRMIVPQAAGVLFTADPISSNRKVSTIDASFGLGEALVSGRVSADVYKVRDGKVIDKKVSTKKLAIHALPAGGTIEQEIGPGSQNRQTLTDEQILQLERLGRKLEGHFGHPQDIEWCLADGTFHVVQSRPITTLYPVPRAADRANHVYVSVGHQQMMTDPMKPLGLSLFQITAARSMFEAGGRLFVDVTKGLASAASRANLLDILGQSDPLIENALVTLLERGDFIESTPGDPSDLGRIKSHRGMSSADILAPVENDPGMVSDLIERSEAALAALRQNIRSKSGPELFDFILEDIQQLTKTLWDSKNLAAIVAGIHASAWINDKMKEWLGEKNAADTIAQSVPDNITSEMGLALLDIADVIRPYPEVIEHLQRATGDDVLDGLAKLDGGRETRDALGAFLDKYGMRCVGEIDITRPRWSERPETLVPLILGNVKNTPPGSGKRKFEERRQEALRKEQALLERLKQLPDGERRASETKQMIELVRKFMGYREYPKYGKVSRYFVYKQALLKEAERLVREGVIDEKEDIYYLTFDELQEVARTRRLDRSIIGQRKDEHRSFEKLTPPRVITSDGEIIAGEYKRRNLPAEAMVGLPVSSGVTEGRARVILDMKDAELEEGDILITPFTDPSWTPLFVSIKGLVTEVGGLMTHGAVIAREYGLPAVVGVEHATQRIKDGQRIRVNGTDGYVEIL from the coding sequence ATGGAAAAGTATGTGCTCGACTTTGCAGACGTCGACAAAACGAAACTTCGGCTGGTTGGCGGTAAAGGCGCGAACCTGGGAGAGCTCTCCCGAATCGAGGGGATCCGCGTTCCAGATGGCTTCTGCGTTTCCACGGAAGCCTTCGCGCGAATCATGGGGGAAGCCCCGGCTGTTCATGAATGGCTCAATCGGCTATCGGGCCTCGAGCCGGAACAGCGCGAGAGAATCGGTGAACTGAGCCAGGAGATCCGCCGGATCATCGAAGGAGTTGCCGTCCCGGAGGACATTCGGGTCGAGGTATCGAGCGCCCTCACCCGGTTGGGAGCCCATCATGCCTATGCCGTTCGCTCCAGCGCCACCGCGGAAGATCTACCGACGGCGTCCTTCGCGGGCCAGCAGGATACGTACTTGAACGTCATCGGCGAGCAGGAGATTTTGCGGCACATCCGCCGCTGCTGGGCATCGCTCTTTACGGATCGGGCGGTAACGTATCGCCTTCGAAACGGCTTCGACCACCGGCAGGTCCGCTTGGCGGTGGTCATCCAGCGGATGATCGTCCCGCAGGCTGCCGGAGTCCTGTTTACGGCCGATCCCATCAGCTCCAATCGAAAGGTCTCGACCATCGATGCCAGCTTCGGCCTGGGGGAGGCGCTGGTTTCTGGTCGGGTGAGCGCGGACGTCTACAAAGTTCGCGATGGGAAGGTCATCGACAAGAAGGTTTCCACCAAGAAGCTGGCCATCCATGCGTTGCCGGCTGGCGGCACGATCGAGCAGGAGATCGGGCCGGGGTCGCAAAACAGGCAAACGCTGACCGACGAGCAGATTTTGCAGCTCGAGCGCCTCGGCAGAAAGCTCGAAGGGCACTTCGGCCATCCCCAAGACATCGAATGGTGTTTGGCCGACGGCACCTTTCACGTCGTCCAGAGCCGTCCGATTACGACATTGTATCCCGTCCCGCGAGCGGCGGATCGTGCAAATCACGTTTACGTATCCGTCGGCCATCAACAAATGATGACGGATCCGATGAAGCCATTGGGGCTGTCTTTGTTCCAGATCACCGCCGCGAGGTCCATGTTCGAGGCGGGGGGAAGGCTGTTCGTCGACGTCACCAAGGGCCTGGCATCGGCGGCCAGCAGGGCCAATTTGCTGGACATTTTGGGGCAATCCGATCCGCTCATCGAAAATGCGTTGGTCACCCTGCTGGAGCGGGGAGATTTCATCGAATCGACACCGGGCGATCCGTCGGACCTCGGCCGGATCAAGAGCCATCGCGGCATGTCGTCGGCCGACATCTTAGCGCCGGTCGAGAACGATCCGGGGATGGTTTCGGATCTGATCGAGCGTAGTGAAGCGGCGCTCGCCGCATTACGGCAAAACATTCGGTCGAAGTCGGGGCCGGAGCTGTTCGATTTCATCTTGGAGGATATCCAGCAGCTGACCAAGACATTGTGGGACTCGAAGAACCTGGCGGCGATCGTCGCCGGGATCCATGCTTCGGCGTGGATCAACGACAAGATGAAGGAGTGGTTGGGCGAAAAGAACGCAGCCGACACCATTGCCCAATCCGTACCCGACAACATCACGTCGGAGATGGGCCTGGCGCTGTTGGACATCGCCGATGTGATTCGTCCTTATCCGGAGGTCATCGAGCATTTGCAGCGGGCCACGGGCGACGACGTTCTGGATGGCCTGGCGAAGCTCGACGGCGGGCGGGAGACCCGGGATGCGCTCGGCGCGTTTCTCGACAAATATGGGATGCGATGCGTCGGAGAGATCGATATTACCAGGCCTCGCTGGAGCGAACGACCGGAGACGCTCGTCCCCTTGATCCTCGGCAATGTAAAAAATACCCCGCCTGGGTCTGGTAAACGAAAATTCGAAGAGCGCCGACAGGAAGCGTTGAGAAAAGAACAGGCGCTCTTGGAACGATTGAAGCAACTCCCGGATGGTGAACGGAGAGCTTCGGAAACGAAGCAGATGATCGAGCTCGTCCGAAAATTCATGGGTTACCGTGAGTACCCGAAGTACGGGAAAGTGAGCCGCTACTTCGTGTACAAGCAGGCCTTGTTGAAGGAGGCCGAACGGCTCGTGCGAGAGGGCGTGATCGACGAAAAAGAGGATATCTACTATCTCACGTTCGACGAGCTGCAGGAGGTCGCGCGCACTCGCCGGCTGGATCGATCGATCATCGGCCAACGAAAGGACGAGCACAGATCGTTCGAAAAGCTAACCCCACCGAGGGTCATCACGTCCGACGGCGAAATCATCGCAGGGGAGTACAAACGAAGAAATCTCCCGGCCGAAGCCATGGTCGGCCTGCCGGTTTCTTCCGGCGTCACGGAGGGGCGAGCACGCGTCATTCTCGACATGAAGGACGCCGAGCTGGAGGAGGGCGATATCTTGATCACCCCGTTCACGGATCCCAGCTGGACACCCCTGTTCGTATCGATAAAAGGCCTGGTGACCGAGGTGGGAGGGCTGATGACCCATGGCGCGGTCATCGCCCGCGAATACGGGTTACCGGCCGTCGTTGGGGTGGAGCACGCGACCCAGCGGATCAAGGACGGCCAGAGGATTCGCGTGAACGGCACGGACGGATACGTGGAAATACTCTAG
- a CDS encoding fibronectin type III domain-containing protein has protein sequence MIVLTRYRFLASAAMALVFLITVLVAPASAGRDTTPPTAPTNLRAVQVSFTWARFAWDPSTDNSGEIYYYSFQIEPTTWNLAETRTTTDRLGGLESGKTYVARVKAVDRAGNQSAETSLTFTTLPRTGPPPTTPENLRAVDVDGRPDRLEWDPSTHDSSVYYELYANGVAVDNTADTHITLEKLWHMGVIESGPNYFTVRAWGEHEYPSGFSNQILVMIP, from the coding sequence ATGATCGTGCTCACTCGATATCGCTTTTTGGCCAGCGCCGCCATGGCGCTCGTGTTTCTGATCACCGTGCTGGTGGCTCCGGCCTCGGCCGGACGCGATACCACTCCGCCGACCGCTCCCACGAACCTGCGGGCCGTGCAAGTATCGTTCACGTGGGCACGATTCGCCTGGGATCCATCGACGGACAACTCGGGAGAGATTTACTATTACAGCTTCCAAATCGAGCCCACCACCTGGAACCTTGCGGAGACGAGGACGACCACCGATCGCCTGGGCGGACTGGAATCGGGGAAGACCTATGTCGCGCGGGTCAAAGCGGTCGACCGGGCCGGCAACCAATCCGCCGAAACGTCGCTCACATTCACCACCTTGCCCAGAACTGGACCGCCGCCCACCACGCCCGAGAATCTGCGCGCGGTCGATGTCGATGGCCGGCCCGACCGGCTCGAGTGGGATCCCTCGACCCACGACTCGTCCGTGTACTACGAGCTGTACGCGAACGGTGTCGCAGTGGACAATACCGCAGACACCCATATCACCCTCGAGAAGCTATGGCACATGGGCGTCATCGAATCAGGTCCGAACTATTTCACCGTTCGGGCGTGGGGAGAGCACGAGTACCCCTCCGGGTTCAGCAATCAAATCCTGGTGATGATCCCATAG
- a CDS encoding YciI family protein encodes MRFIITARRDDNAEPNEAPFDEELFVRYMRFNEELQKAGVLVAAEGLLPDAPGARVGVSGGKRKVLDGPFAESKELVGGFYIIDVPSLEEAKAWALRCPTGLGTDNTLEIRQLTGSSDIPKPLLDLASEVAPTWTATLAKR; translated from the coding sequence ATGCGCTTCATCATCACCGCCCGTCGTGACGATAACGCTGAACCCAACGAAGCCCCCTTCGACGAAGAGCTCTTCGTCCGCTACATGCGCTTCAACGAAGAGCTCCAAAAGGCGGGCGTTCTGGTCGCCGCCGAAGGGCTGCTGCCCGACGCACCCGGGGCACGCGTCGGCGTCTCGGGTGGGAAACGCAAGGTGCTCGACGGCCCATTCGCCGAATCGAAGGAGCTGGTGGGCGGCTTTTACATCATCGACGTACCGTCGCTGGAAGAGGCAAAGGCGTGGGCCCTGCGCTGCCCGACCGGCCTCGGCACCGATAACACGCTCGAGATCCGGCAGCTGACGGGCAGCAGCGATATTCCGAAGCCACTGCTCGATTTGGCCTCGGAGGTCGCCCCCACCTGGACGGCCACGCTGGCGAAACGCTAA
- a CDS encoding DMP19 family protein: MSIPGTLLVIAIAGLGAWFLRRRRRRTDGDEEIDLAEFFDAPALVRERGHTSVWDYLRANPGVPMNELAKVLDGPPAMMLAQYAIQDALKRREMPELIRDFVLRNIHDEMRNQLRDRKDIFTGEARAKIPDGQPFAFHHHVTYGMPNPYWRVEAKMWEMLGSTPPPRDWRPITPDDPLLRSVFEQAVAALSEHDRMLFERGEIGRNPGDLYQAAVRRYEVDIHHGPRSFLSDLAKAPPELRHVLAAHGCQIEVRKIGLDGVFWGSTGVVVPEAAAGLVAVGMPRAAALVRKAMSILGTSYPRRRWWRIVALVRARERAAEIKALSYELIRELKKEAGGFEVAADAYVSAHTERATELAQRSGREPS, from the coding sequence TTGAGCATTCCCGGCACGCTTCTCGTGATCGCCATCGCTGGGCTAGGTGCGTGGTTCCTCCGCCGCAGGCGGCGCAGGACGGACGGCGATGAGGAGATCGATCTCGCGGAATTCTTCGACGCCCCCGCGCTCGTACGCGAACGCGGTCATACCTCGGTATGGGACTACCTGCGCGCCAATCCAGGAGTACCGATGAACGAATTGGCGAAGGTGCTCGATGGCCCGCCCGCCATGATGCTCGCGCAGTATGCCATTCAGGATGCGCTCAAGCGGCGCGAGATGCCGGAGCTGATTCGCGACTTCGTCCTACGGAACATCCATGACGAAATGCGCAATCAACTGCGCGATCGCAAGGACATCTTCACCGGGGAAGCTCGCGCGAAGATCCCCGACGGGCAGCCCTTCGCGTTCCACCATCACGTCACCTACGGGATGCCCAACCCCTATTGGCGGGTCGAGGCCAAGATGTGGGAGATGCTCGGGAGCACTCCGCCTCCGCGCGATTGGAGGCCCATCACGCCCGACGATCCGCTGCTGCGCTCGGTCTTCGAGCAAGCCGTGGCCGCGCTGTCGGAGCACGATCGGATGTTGTTCGAGCGAGGCGAGATAGGGCGCAATCCAGGGGATCTGTACCAAGCTGCCGTTCGACGCTATGAAGTCGATATCCACCACGGACCGAGATCCTTTCTGTCCGATCTCGCCAAAGCACCGCCGGAGCTGCGGCACGTGCTCGCGGCCCATGGGTGCCAAATCGAAGTTCGTAAAATCGGCTTGGACGGGGTATTTTGGGGCTCGACAGGCGTGGTGGTTCCCGAAGCCGCCGCGGGCCTGGTTGCCGTCGGTATGCCGCGCGCCGCGGCGCTCGTGCGAAAGGCCATGAGCATCCTGGGCACGTCGTATCCACGCAGGCGGTGGTGGCGCATCGTCGCGCTCGTCAGGGCAAGGGAACGGGCGGCCGAGATCAAGGCACTCAGCTACGAGCTGATACGGGAGCTGAAGAAAGAGGCCGGCGGCTTCGAGGTGGCGGCCGATGCTTATGTGAGCGCTCACACCGAGCGGGCGACGGAGCTTGCGCAGCGCTCGGGTCGAGAACCATCTTGA
- a CDS encoding class I SAM-dependent methyltransferase yields MTELPNYFAADVADDYDAGDGHEFQAKVIAETADVLAALAAGGRALELAIGTGRVALPLAARGVSVTGIEYSTDMVAQLRRKPGGDAIPVTMGDMASARVAGEFSLVYLVFNTIMNLTTQDAQVDCFANASAHLVPGGRFVIEVMVPELRKLPPGQRAVPFQTGPDVWAFDLYDTASQAHSSNYGYPATGRFASLPFRYVWPSELDLMARMAGMTLEHRWADWDRSPFEHESTKHVSVWRKG; encoded by the coding sequence GTGACAGAGCTACCGAACTATTTCGCCGCGGACGTGGCGGACGATTACGACGCGGGAGACGGCCACGAGTTCCAAGCCAAGGTGATCGCCGAAACGGCCGATGTGCTCGCGGCATTGGCGGCCGGCGGACGAGCCCTCGAGCTCGCGATCGGAACCGGCCGTGTCGCGCTGCCGTTGGCAGCGCGCGGCGTATCCGTAACAGGCATCGAGTACTCCACGGATATGGTCGCGCAGCTGCGGCGAAAGCCGGGCGGGGACGCGATCCCGGTGACCATGGGCGATATGGCGAGCGCCCGCGTCGCGGGCGAATTTTCGCTCGTTTACCTCGTCTTCAACACCATCATGAATCTGACGACCCAGGACGCCCAGGTGGATTGCTTTGCCAACGCATCCGCGCACCTGGTGCCAGGGGGCCGGTTCGTGATCGAGGTGATGGTCCCAGAGCTGCGGAAGCTGCCGCCCGGTCAACGTGCCGTACCCTTCCAGACCGGTCCAGACGTTTGGGCGTTCGACCTGTACGACACCGCGAGCCAGGCACACAGTTCCAACTACGGTTACCCGGCCACGGGCCGATTCGCCTCGTTACCATTTCGCTACGTGTGGCCGAGCGAGCTGGATTTGATGGCGCGAATGGCGGGCATGACGCTCGAGCACCGCTGGGCCGACTGGGACCGCTCGCCGTTCGAGCACGAGAGCACCAAGCATGTGTCGGTCTGGCGAAAGGGCTAG
- a CDS encoding helix-turn-helix transcriptional regulator, translating to MIQPDSSAIREIIRRSQEACDALSEVDDGLKREVLAHAGSRWSLGVVHALGVSGTLRHAELARKLDGVTRRMLTRTLRQLERDGLIARHDHQEVPPRVDYTLTDLGRGLLAGMIPLWTWVIGNADAFRAARARFDDEASRTV from the coding sequence ATGATACAGCCCGACTCGTCCGCCATCCGCGAGATCATCCGGCGGTCGCAGGAAGCATGCGATGCGCTGAGCGAAGTCGACGACGGCCTCAAGCGCGAAGTGCTCGCGCATGCCGGAAGCCGGTGGTCGCTCGGCGTCGTCCATGCATTGGGCGTTTCGGGCACCTTGCGTCACGCCGAGCTCGCCCGCAAGCTCGACGGCGTCACACGGCGCATGCTTACCAGGACGCTTCGGCAGCTCGAGCGCGATGGACTGATCGCGAGGCACGATCACCAGGAGGTGCCCCCGCGCGTCGATTACACGCTCACCGATCTTGGGCGCGGCCTCCTCGCCGGCATGATCCCGTTGTGGACGTGGGTCATCGGGAACGCCGATGCGTTCAGGGCGGCAAGAGCGCGTTTCGACGACGAGGCTTCGCGAACGGTCTAG